From one Brachypodium distachyon strain Bd21 chromosome 4, Brachypodium_distachyon_v3.0, whole genome shotgun sequence genomic stretch:
- the LOC100842699 gene encoding WRKY transcription factor 44 yields the protein MPSQEKITAVKPVASRPFSSFSSFSKLLKDFTTTGSTPITSPEETVIVRRPKATRFASAPSDLTTGITATTLQDGGSDTTHEQMVVNTEQAVSCDDHQTVFHNINKPIHSARNRLSYDGYNWRKYGQKQVKGSEFPRSYYKCTYPTCPVKRKVETTLDGQIAEIVYNGEHNHPKPHLSKKPVSSTGTEVVIADLYGSNDAGAESRLGGCNGLSLIGSNVVADTFRRCCDCFDELGENSLVCDCKGSRKEEQLNGLGAHVEAARVFQASTEYESSEDAFRWRKYGQKAVNGNLFPRSYYRCSTARCNARKFVERSSDNSLVTTYEGRHNHIAERLG from the exons ATGCCAAGTCAAGAAAAGATAACAGCTGTGAAGCCTGTGGCCTCCAGGCCTTTCTCCAGCTTCAGTTCCTTTTCGAAGCTTCTGAAAGACTTCACTACCACTGGTTCCACGCCGATTACTTCTCCAGAGGAGACTGTTATAGTTAGGCGGCCAAAGGCTACACGCTTCGCATCGGCACCGAGTGATCTGACAACTGGAATCACTGCAACCACG TTACAGGACGGTGGTTCAGACACCACACATGAGCAGATGGTCGTAAACACAGAACAAGCAGTCTCTTGTGATGACCATCAGACCGTATTCCACAACATCAACAAGCCGATCCACAGTGCGAGAAATCGTCTGTCCTATGATGGCTACAACTGGAGGAAGTATGGGCAGAAGCAAGTGAAAGGGAGCGAGTTCCCAAGGAGCTACTACAAGTGCACCTACCCAACCTGCCCTGTCAAGAGGAAGGTGGAAACTACACTTGATGGCCAGATTGCTGAAATTGTGTACAATGGTGAGCACAACCATCCCAAGCCCCATCTTTCAAAGAAGCCAGTGTCATCAACGGGTACAGAGGTTGTCATTGCCGACCTCTATGGCAGTAATGATGCTGGAGCAGAAAGCCGTTTAGGAGGATGCAACGGCCTATCTCTTATTGGTTCCAATGTTGTGGCTGATACATTCAGAAGGTGTTGTGATTGCTTCGATGAGCTTGGAGAAAATAGTCTGGTCTGTGACTGCAAGGGCAG CCGAAAGGAGGAGCAATTAAATGGCCTGGGAGCTCATGTTGAGGCTGCTCGTGTGTTCCAGGCTTCGACAGAATACGAGTCATCTGAGGATGCATTCCGTTGGCGCAAGTATGGTCAGAAGGCTGTTAACGGCAATTTGTTTCCAAG GAGCTACTACAGATGCAGCACAGCCAGATGCAATGCACGCAAGTTCGTTGAGCGTTCATCGGACAATTCACTGGTAACAACATATGAAGGAAGACACAATCATATTGCTGAACGACTTGGATGA
- the LOC112268958 gene encoding uncharacterized protein LOC112268958, which produces MASSGRRRRVFSPNEEKKKEPLRNEREAERSQLVSQIQASYTQALLLLPAFNAGGLCFGLLDPVSNIVVNALSSPPPADSQLAVSEKLRQEEAAGRSAEALLTFLTYFFPYLPEWEAVRYLLVAHADLVVAVRLIIRDRCLVDYCFADSFKMALKCAALAADHDRLVATWSDPSTSSLRELRSKITSMEDDDGARRLARLRTKLSSSMPPVAGSTSRIISWEELAADREHDGDMDHKEEVASMMSLRRALLDKIHGYCLRALARLPVEYHRSMLHAGHCYGPMDPVSNIVLNTVSCHHFPFPAAKPMAMEQEDDSAAASAMPRLLLRVGARSLYGLASFLDTRYPGLDFHAALRCLLSAGAHLQGACKHAERQLLGPRPHPHLNGVLLEAYAAAAIAARHPQPDAQACRLTSLSLQLSSSSASMEMIFKLLPTNNSVAAADSRTLPMRMHSRGSPSSSSESRIHTKVKAALSKYYANMRITADPDIHAICGVNDRVMGPDTILYRCSGHPYYNTHVNFLVGTHCSNKQQPMLFFAELSNEDDDNDMVAAACPVTPGQLLPRCLYCNYKGSRIAHPRVHEFHGRDLEFQRMVCHQDLLVPQHQSYTYTNSSIIQRSDYIAERLQDIRNDSWSYIRAI; this is translated from the coding sequence ATGGCTagcagcgggcggcggcggcgcgtgttCTCGCCGaacgaggagaagaagaaggagcccCTGCGCAACGAGCGGGAAGCGGAGAGATCGCAGCTCGTGTCCCAGATCCAAGCCTCCTACACGCaagccctgctgctgctgccggccttCAACGCCGGCGGCCTCTGCTTCGGCCTCCTCGACCCCGTCTCCAACATCGTCGTCAACGCCctctcgtctcctcctccggctgaCTCTCAATTGGCGGTATCGGAGAAGCTCCGGCAGGAAGAAGCGGCGGGGCggtcggcggaggcgctgcTCACCTTCCTCACCTACTTCTTCCCCTACCTCCCGGAGTGGGAGGCCGTGCGCTACCTGCTTGTGGCCCATGCcgacctcgtcgtcgccgtccgcCTCATCATTCGTGACCGCTGCCTTGTCGATTACTGCTTCGCCGATTCTTTCAAGATGGCGCTCAAGTGCGCCGCCCTTGCCGCCGACCATGACCGCCTCGTCGCCACCTGGTCCGATCCCTCCACCAGCTCTCTCCGAGAATTGCGGTCCAAGATCACCTCCATGGAAGACGATGATGGTGCTCGGCGGCTCGCTCGTCTGCGCACCAAGCTGTCGTCGTCAATGCCGCCGGTGGCCGGATCAACTAGTCGGATCATCAGCTGGGAGGAGCTGGCGGCGGATCGCGAACATGATGGTGACATGGATCACAAGGAAGAGGTGGCGTCTATGATGTCTCTCCGGCGCGCGCTGCTGGACAAGATCCACGGCTACTGCCTGCGGGCGCTGGCGCGGCTGCCGGTGGAGTACCACCGGAGCATGCTCCACGCCGGCCACTGCTACGGGCCCATGGATCCCGTATCCAACATCGTCCTCAACACAGTCTCCTGCCACCACTTCCCATTCCCGGCAGCGAAGCCGATGGCGATGGAGCAGGAGGACGATTCGGCAGCTGCCAGTGCCATGCCGAGGCTGCTCCTCCGCGTCGGGGCGCGATCCCTCTATGGCCTCGCCTCCTTCCTTGACACGCGCTACCCAGGCCTCGACTTCCATGCCGCACTCCGCTGCCTCCTCTCCGCCGGTGCCCACCTCCAGGGAGCCTGCAAGCACGCGGAGAGGCAGCTTCTTGGCCCCCGCCCACATCCACATCTCAATGGCGTCCTCCTAGAAGCAtatgccgccgcggccattGCTGCGCGGCACCCGCAGCCTGACGCACAGGCATGCCGCCTCACCTCCCTCTCCCTGCaattatcatcatcatcggcaTCCATGGAGATGATCTTTAAGCTGCTGCCAACAAACaactccgtcgccgccgccgatagTCGGACACTGCCAATGAGGATGCACTCGAGAGGATCaccgtcatcatcatcagagaGCAGGATCCACACCAAGGTCAAGGCCGCATTGAGCAAATACTACGCAAACATGAGGATCACGGCTGACCCTGACATCCATGCCATCTGCGGCGTCAACGATCGTGTCATGGGCCCTGACACCATCCTGTACCGGTGCAGCGGCCATCCCTACTACAACACCCATGTCAACTTCCTCGTCGGTACCCATTGCAGCAACAAGCAGCAGCCAatgctcttcttcgccgagCTGAGCAATGAAGACGACGACAATGACATGGTGGCCGCGGCGTGCCCCGTGACGCCCGGACAGCTGCTGCCGCGGTGCCTCTACTGCAACTACAAGGGGTCCAGGATCGCGCACCCGCGCGTCCACGAGTTCCATGGCCGCGACCTCGAGTTCCAGAGGATGGTGTGCCACCAAGATCTCTTGGTCCCGCAGCACCAGAGCTACACATACACCAACTCTTCTATCATCCAGCGAAGTGACTACATTGCAGAGCGGCTTCAGGACATACGTAACGACTCCTGGTCTTACATTCGTGCAATTTAA